One genomic segment of Belonocnema kinseyi isolate 2016_QV_RU_SX_M_011 chromosome 2, B_treatae_v1, whole genome shotgun sequence includes these proteins:
- the LOC117182603 gene encoding uncharacterized protein LOC117182603 translates to MQKFPRENIKIPLHLKLADDNFDTPAKVDMLLGVSPALSMFCNGEIIINNELILQKTRLGWVIGGSFNLSRINKRSKCMTTNIEFDLERFWTLEETQENQRHWSDEELFCEAHFKKLVRRKEERRFVVALPFKEGCDKPGNSRPIAMRGIMSLKTKFKRNTKLQIDYTKAIDEYIKLNHMSLLEMP, encoded by the coding sequence ATGCAAAAGTTTCCaagagaaaacattaaaattcctTTGCACTTAAAACTAGCTGATGATAATTTTGATACGCCGGCGAAAGTTGACATGCTACTAGGTGTCAGTCCTGCATTATCAATGTTTTGTAAcggtgaaataattataaataatgaattaattttacaaaagacaAGACTTGGTTGGGTAATCGGTGGTAGCTTTAATTTATCACGAATAAATAAACGGTCCAAATGCATGACGACAAACATAGAATtcgatttagaaagattttggaCGTTGGAAGAAACACAAGAAAATCAGAGGCATTGGTCAGACGAAGAGTTGTTTTGCGAAGCACACTTCAAAAAGCTCGTACGTAGAAAAGAAGAAAGGAGATTTGTAGTAGCATTACCTTTTAAAGAAGGTTGCGACAAGCCAGGCAACTCGCGACCAATAGCCATGAGAGGAATAATGTCacttaaaaccaaatttaaaaggAACACAAAATTGCAGATAGATTATACGAAGGCAATCGacgaatatattaaattaaatcacATGTCTCTTCTAGAGATGCCCTAA
- the LOC117182604 gene encoding uncharacterized protein LOC117182604, whose translation MEDEEKLRKLTLKRETTKGQLKEFQSFLNSYDKDTDLYQLPIRLQGLNSLFEHFDALCAKIDLLNESLASKNERYSILNDFYKIVSIAQKHVAETYSGHADPLNLTTLPNSDASSDDTPRTNAPKHKIKVPQASIPTFTGQLEQWLSFKNFFMSVIHNQDDLSEVGKLHYLRTALRDEALKIIQVFSITKDNYTRAWDVLVKAYENKRLLISRHLSLLLHLPNQEKESYRSVERLADEAQQHVQSLASLNK comes from the coding sequence ATGGAAGACGaggaaaaacttagaaaattaacattaaagCGTGAAACTACTAAAGGACAATTAAAAGAGTTCCAATCGTTTTTAAATAGCTATGATAAAGATACTGATTTATATCAATTGCCAATACGATTGCAAGGATTAAATTCATTATTCGAGCATTTTGATGCGTTGTGCgcaaaaatagatttattaaacGAATCATTAGCTAGCAAAAACGaaagatattcaattttgaatgatttttacaaaattgtgagCATCGCTCAGAAACACGTAGCTGAAACTTATTCTGGCCATGCAGATCCGCTTAATTTAACAACATTGCCAAACTCTGATGCGTCAAGTGACGATACACCGCGTACAAATGCACCTAAGCATAAAATTAAAGTACCACAAGCTTCTATTCCGACTTTCACGGGCCAGCTTGAACAAtggctttcatttaaaaatttttttatgtcagtgaTCCACAATCAGGACGATTTATCGGAAGTAGGAAAGTTACACTACTTGCGAACAGCTTTACGTGACGAAgcgttaaaaataattcaagtattttcaattACTAAGGATAACTATACTCGGGCTTGGGATGTGTTAGTTAAAGCTTACGAAAATAAGCGTTTATTGATTTCTCGTCACTTATCGCTCTTGTTACATTTACCTAATCAAGAAAAAGAAAGCTACCGTAGTGTCGAAAGATTAGCAGACGAAGCACAGCAACACGTGCAGTCTCTGgctagtttaaataaataa